The following are encoded in a window of Salinibacter ruber DSM 13855 genomic DNA:
- a CDS encoding FAD-dependent oxidoreductase, translated as MLDALARYANWLHLQWPAGKPEKLPKVDDHFRTNVDGVYVVGDLAGVPLLKFSVEGGAQAVRDLLTRGIDPVEPTGADGPYDVVIIGAGASGMAAAREAQKSGLSFCVLESQRRFATIKDFQAGKPIYTYPEAMTPASDLEVTAQVKEALVDELEAQTKDLPVRHATAHRIDPAPEGHEVVTTDGDRIRGQRVIVAIGRSGNFRSLDVPGEDKDHVQHRLHDPTRCRGDRALVIGGGDSAAEAATALTEAGADVTLSYRRDEFVRPKEENVERLYERATYHEGEGSLTLKMPTDVEEIREDEVVLSDENGDTETVDADHVFATIGREAPLDFFRRSGIELRNDWGEVPDSLQEAVSGLSWLTDLRWDRITAFAAFFFFMVAVYSWKDGGWVGQWAQATGFFPFGWSPDTSGTGALDILLTSMQKPGFYYTFAYSALVVVFGVKRIRRRKTPYIKVQTLTLMGIQVLPLFILPEFVLPYLGANGLLPTGVLDALFPTSEYAVHGRQYWRAYGFILAWPLFIWNVFTTDPLWWWLAICFVQTFVLIPGMIYFWGKGAYCGWICTCGALAETLGDQHREKMPHGPGWNKLNLAGQVIMGVAFALLVLRIGGWIWPGSWAAEAYRAVLYGGSLGLGYSWVVDILLAGMVGFGVYFWLSGRFWCRFFCPLAAIMHIYHRFSRFRILADKKKCISCNQCTSVCHQGIDVMAYAQKGEPMDDPECVRCSACVETCPTGVLEFGQVQPNTGEVIHRDALEASLTRIQEHENGTAA; from the coding sequence ATGCTCGACGCGCTCGCCCGCTACGCCAACTGGCTCCACCTGCAGTGGCCCGCCGGCAAGCCCGAAAAACTTCCCAAGGTCGACGACCACTTTCGCACCAACGTCGACGGGGTGTACGTCGTGGGCGACCTGGCCGGGGTGCCCCTCCTCAAATTCTCGGTCGAGGGCGGAGCACAAGCCGTGCGGGACCTCCTCACGCGGGGCATCGACCCCGTGGAGCCGACGGGCGCGGACGGGCCGTACGACGTGGTCATCATCGGCGCGGGGGCCAGCGGCATGGCCGCCGCCCGGGAGGCCCAAAAGAGCGGGCTCTCCTTCTGCGTCCTGGAGTCGCAGCGCCGGTTTGCGACGATCAAAGACTTCCAGGCCGGAAAGCCGATCTACACCTACCCGGAGGCAATGACGCCGGCAAGCGACCTTGAGGTGACCGCGCAGGTGAAAGAGGCGCTCGTTGACGAGTTGGAGGCCCAGACAAAGGACCTTCCGGTGCGGCACGCGACGGCCCACCGGATCGACCCGGCCCCCGAGGGCCACGAGGTGGTCACGACCGACGGGGATCGCATCCGAGGCCAGCGCGTGATCGTGGCCATCGGGCGGAGCGGCAACTTCCGAAGCCTGGACGTGCCCGGCGAGGACAAGGACCACGTGCAACACCGCCTGCACGACCCCACGCGGTGCCGCGGCGACCGGGCCCTGGTCATCGGCGGGGGCGACTCGGCGGCGGAAGCGGCCACTGCACTGACGGAGGCGGGGGCGGACGTCACCCTCTCGTACCGGCGCGACGAGTTCGTGCGGCCGAAGGAGGAGAACGTGGAGCGCCTCTACGAGCGGGCCACGTACCACGAGGGCGAGGGCAGCCTCACCCTCAAGATGCCGACCGACGTGGAGGAGATCCGCGAGGACGAGGTCGTCCTCTCCGACGAAAACGGCGATACGGAGACGGTCGACGCGGACCACGTCTTCGCGACGATCGGGCGGGAGGCGCCGCTTGACTTCTTCCGCCGCTCCGGCATCGAGCTCCGCAACGACTGGGGCGAGGTGCCCGACTCCCTCCAGGAGGCGGTGTCGGGCCTCTCCTGGCTGACGGACCTGCGCTGGGACCGCATCACGGCGTTCGCGGCCTTCTTTTTCTTCATGGTGGCCGTCTACAGCTGGAAGGACGGCGGCTGGGTGGGCCAGTGGGCGCAGGCCACCGGGTTCTTCCCGTTCGGTTGGTCCCCCGACACGAGCGGAACGGGCGCGCTCGACATTCTGCTGACCTCGATGCAGAAGCCGGGCTTCTACTACACGTTCGCCTACTCGGCGCTCGTGGTCGTCTTTGGGGTGAAACGCATCCGGCGGCGCAAAACGCCCTACATCAAGGTGCAGACGCTCACCCTGATGGGCATTCAGGTGCTGCCGCTCTTCATCCTTCCGGAATTCGTCCTTCCCTACCTCGGGGCGAACGGCCTTCTGCCCACCGGCGTCCTCGACGCCCTCTTCCCCACGAGCGAGTACGCGGTCCACGGGCGCCAGTACTGGCGGGCCTACGGGTTCATCCTGGCGTGGCCCCTCTTCATCTGGAACGTGTTCACCACCGACCCGCTCTGGTGGTGGCTCGCCATCTGCTTCGTGCAGACCTTCGTGCTCATCCCCGGGATGATCTACTTCTGGGGGAAGGGGGCCTACTGCGGCTGGATTTGCACCTGCGGCGCCCTGGCCGAGACCCTCGGCGACCAGCACCGCGAGAAGATGCCGCACGGCCCCGGCTGGAACAAGCTGAACCTGGCGGGGCAGGTGATTATGGGGGTGGCGTTTGCGCTGCTGGTCCTGCGGATCGGCGGGTGGATCTGGCCGGGCAGCTGGGCGGCGGAGGCCTACCGGGCCGTCCTCTACGGCGGGAGCCTCGGCCTGGGCTACAGCTGGGTGGTGGACATTCTGCTGGCCGGCATGGTGGGCTTCGGGGTGTACTTCTGGCTCAGCGGGCGCTTCTGGTGCCGCTTTTTCTGTCCCCTGGCGGCGATTATGCACATCTACCACCGGTTTAGCCGCTTCCGCATCCTGGCCGACAAGAAGAAGTGCATCTCGTGCAACCAGTGCACGAGCGTCTGCCACCAGGGCATCGACGTGATGGCGTACGCCCAGAAGGGCGAGCCGATGGACGATCCGGAGTGCGTCCGGTGCTCGGCGTGCGTGGAGACGTGCCCGACCGGTGTGCTCGAATTTGGACAGGTACAGCCCAACACCGGCGAGGTGATCCACCGCGACGCACTGGAGGCCTCGCTCACCCGCATTCAGGAGCACGAAAACGGCACCGCGGCGTAG
- a CDS encoding ATP-binding protein codes for MRRTFTPSGLVIALLGFVLTRYTITFAHAEASTAFVVGGIVPLVLGLSLSVCGVALAIGSFETWYVRTIAQWTVLGAGVIGLLIVATVYGGPSSFAEDVRTIGLFSNVLIGGSVGGALTGVYAAQNKAAQRKLLNRQNRLVILNRLLHDRVMNAVTVIKGSAPLLRDGADTGLESVDAILEKAESIEAVMGSVHDLTEPGAGAERQPVDVPEAVETALQQARERHPDATFVAQSLPSDLLAYANHRLADVVGQLLKNGAEHAGVEAPRVAVALDTTPDTATISVSDEGPGLPDKNREALENGTTISERGDPTAGLGLYLVRLFVHTFRGSVHTEVTDAGTTVSIALERVSESAEGESAAPADSSLVGVAPARLGATALSGLIAGVVMGAYMHVTTGVVPVIGALYGTKSLLVGVLTHEFHSLVFALIYAGLLTLLPRWWRTTWIGTAGVGAAWGAVLWLVAGGLVMPIWLNLVGIATPVPNLNPNSLLAHLLWGTVLAVGVQVSRRWFVS; via the coding sequence ATGCGTCGGACATTCACCCCTAGCGGGCTGGTCATCGCACTTTTGGGGTTTGTGCTGACCCGCTACACCATCACGTTCGCCCACGCGGAGGCGTCGACGGCGTTTGTGGTCGGGGGCATCGTCCCCCTCGTCCTCGGGCTGTCGTTGTCGGTGTGCGGCGTGGCCCTCGCCATCGGCTCGTTCGAGACGTGGTACGTGCGCACTATTGCGCAGTGGACGGTGCTCGGGGCCGGCGTGATCGGCCTGCTCATCGTGGCGACCGTCTACGGAGGCCCGTCCTCCTTCGCCGAAGACGTCCGGACGATCGGCCTCTTCTCGAATGTGCTGATTGGGGGCAGCGTGGGCGGGGCCCTCACCGGCGTGTACGCCGCCCAAAACAAAGCCGCCCAGCGCAAACTCCTGAACCGTCAGAATCGGCTCGTCATCCTGAATCGCTTGCTACACGACCGGGTGATGAACGCCGTCACGGTAATCAAAGGAAGCGCCCCGCTCCTGCGGGACGGTGCGGACACGGGACTGGAGTCGGTGGACGCCATTCTGGAAAAGGCCGAGTCCATCGAGGCCGTCATGGGAAGCGTGCACGACCTCACCGAGCCGGGCGCCGGGGCCGAGCGGCAGCCGGTGGACGTCCCGGAAGCCGTCGAGACGGCCCTCCAGCAGGCACGAGAGAGACACCCCGACGCGACATTCGTGGCCCAATCGCTTCCCTCCGACCTATTGGCGTACGCGAATCACCGGCTGGCGGACGTGGTGGGGCAGTTGCTCAAAAACGGAGCCGAGCACGCCGGCGTGGAGGCCCCCCGCGTGGCCGTCGCCCTCGACACGACCCCCGACACCGCGACGATCTCTGTGTCCGACGAGGGGCCCGGGCTGCCGGACAAGAACCGGGAAGCACTGGAGAACGGCACGACCATCTCCGAACGCGGGGACCCCACAGCGGGGCTCGGGTTGTATCTCGTGCGGCTATTCGTCCACACGTTTCGGGGATCCGTCCACACTGAGGTGACCGACGCGGGGACCACCGTGTCGATCGCCCTCGAACGCGTCTCCGAGTCCGCCGAAGGCGAATCCGCCGCCCCGGCAGATTCGTCCCTCGTGGGCGTCGCGCCGGCCCGGCTCGGGGCCACCGCCCTGTCAGGGCTGATCGCGGGCGTGGTCATGGGGGCGTACATGCACGTCACCACCGGCGTCGTGCCGGTCATCGGCGCGCTCTACGGCACAAAGAGCCTTCTCGTCGGCGTCCTGACCCACGAGTTTCACAGTCTCGTCTTTGCCCTCATCTACGCCGGCCTCCTCACCCTTCTGCCGCGGTGGTGGCGGACAACCTGGATCGGGACGGCCGGTGTGGGGGCCGCGTGGGGGGCCGTGCTATGGCTCGTGGCGGGGGGACTCGTGATGCCGATCTGGCTTAACCTCGTCGGCATCGCGACCCCGGTCCCGAACCTCAATCCGAACAGCCTGCTGGCGCACCTTCTGTGGGGCACTGTGCTCGCGGTCGGCGTCCAGGTGAGCCGGCGGTGGTTTGTCTCCTAG
- a CDS encoding DUF3179 domain-containing protein, whose product MTDSPSVQHRLVFVLGLVGLWIVSVAPGARAQSSLPPDAPPALQQFDTAYSKHNIDLSTLMSGGPPKDGIPSVDNPSFVSVGEASNWVSPEEPVILLEHKGTARAYPLQILTHHEIVNDRVAGTPVAVTFCPLCYSALVFERTLDGEPVEFGVSGLLRNSDLVMYDRKTETLWQQLTGKAIVGDLAGRTLTQIPSQIVSFRQFGETHPDGAVLSRDTGHDRPYGRNPYAGYDDIDNKPFAYRGPTDDRLPPMAKVVAVTIGDRYKAYPHSKTEKKRVLHDTVAGRPLAVFHAPGAVSALDAAEIAESKETGSTGVFDRRVDGRTLTFSYVDDGRFEDEDTESTWTVTGKAVDGPLEGTQLDRVQHGDYFAFAWFAFRPDAALYGAGGSL is encoded by the coding sequence ATGACCGATTCTCCGTCCGTGCAGCATCGATTGGTTTTCGTACTGGGTCTGGTGGGGCTCTGGATCGTTTCCGTTGCGCCGGGGGCGCGAGCGCAGTCGTCCCTCCCCCCGGACGCGCCACCGGCCCTCCAGCAGTTCGACACGGCGTACTCGAAGCACAACATCGACCTTTCGACGCTGATGTCGGGCGGGCCGCCGAAGGACGGCATCCCGTCGGTCGACAATCCCTCGTTCGTTTCGGTGGGGGAGGCGAGCAACTGGGTGTCGCCGGAGGAGCCGGTGATCCTGCTCGAACACAAGGGCACGGCGCGGGCCTATCCGCTTCAGATCCTCACGCACCACGAGATCGTGAACGATCGGGTCGCGGGCACACCCGTGGCCGTTACCTTCTGTCCGCTCTGCTACAGCGCCCTCGTGTTCGAGCGTACGCTCGACGGCGAGCCCGTCGAATTCGGCGTCTCCGGCCTGCTCCGCAACTCGGATCTGGTGATGTACGACCGCAAGACCGAAACGCTGTGGCAGCAGCTCACCGGCAAAGCGATCGTCGGCGACCTTGCGGGCCGGACGCTGACGCAGATTCCGTCGCAGATCGTCTCCTTCCGCCAGTTTGGGGAGACCCATCCGGACGGAGCGGTGCTCTCGCGCGACACGGGGCACGACCGACCGTACGGCCGCAATCCGTACGCCGGCTACGACGACATCGACAACAAGCCCTTCGCCTACCGGGGCCCCACGGACGACCGCCTGCCCCCGATGGCGAAGGTCGTGGCCGTCACCATCGGCGACCGCTACAAGGCCTACCCGCACTCGAAAACCGAAAAGAAGCGTGTCCTTCACGACACGGTCGCCGGCCGGCCGCTGGCCGTGTTTCACGCCCCTGGCGCCGTCTCTGCGCTCGACGCGGCCGAGATCGCGGAGTCGAAAGAGACCGGCTCCACCGGCGTCTTCGACCGCCGCGTAGACGGGCGCACGCTCACCTTCTCCTACGTGGACGACGGGCGCTTCGAGGACGAAGACACCGAAAGCACGTGGACGGTGACCGGCAAGGCGGTAGACGGCCCGCTGGAGGGGACCCAGCTCGACCGCGTCCAGCACGGCGACTACTTCGCCTTCGCCTGGTTTGCCTTCCGTCCCGATGCTGCACTTTATGGGGCCGGAGGAAGCTTGTAG